A single window of Cryptococcus neoformans var. neoformans JEC21 chromosome 3 sequence DNA harbors:
- a CDS encoding proteasome subunit beta type 2, putative, which yields MECSFGITGKDYVILASDMGAGRSIVRMKSDENKLKTLGPHLAMAFSGEPGDTNNFAEYIERNMRLYNIRNHFPLLPPAASAWVRRTLAEAIRSRHPYAVNLLLGGFDTTTSKPHLYWIDYLGTKAIVPYAAHGMGVYVSLSTMDKWWYEDMDKKEGVDLLRKCIDETEKRLTIKFDFNCILIDKNGIHKVDLSQADPIANIQEHPQETEVEAPHPPIEVGISA from the exons ATGGAGTGCTCATTCGGTATTACTG GCAAAGACTATGTCATCCTCGCCTCAGACATGGGCGCGGGACGATCCATCGTCCGTATGAAGTCTGACGAgaacaagctcaagacCTTGGGCCCCCACCTCGCCATGGCTTTTAGCGGTGAACCCGGAGATACAAACAATTTTGCCGAGTATATCGAGAGGAATATGCGACTGTACAACATCCG AAACCATTTcccgcttcttccaccaGCAGCCTCCGCTTGGGTCCGACGTACTCTTGCAGAAGCTATTCGATCCCGACACCCCTATGCTGTtaacctccttcttggtgGGTTCGATACCACCACCTCAAAACCCCACTTGTACTGGATCGATTATCTCGGTACCAAGGCGATTGTCCCTTATGCTGCGCATGGTATGGGTGTGTATGTTAGTTTGAGTACGATGGATAAGTGGTGGTACGAGGATatggacaagaaggagggtgtCGACTTGTTGAGAAAGTGTATTGACGAGACGGAGAAGC GTCTCACAATCAAGTTCGACTTTAACTGCATCCTCATTGACAAGAACGGTATCCACAAGGTTGACCTTTCCCAAGCAGACCCCATCGCCAACATCCAGGAACACCCACAAGAAACCGAGGTTGAAGCGCCTCATCCCCCCATAGAAGTTGGTATATCCGCCTAA
- a CDS encoding golgi-specific brefeldin a-resistance guanine nucleotide exchange factor 1 (bfa-resistant gef 1), putative yields MMPPTDLPPTTLLLQEVQSVTSAMRRNQRWASSSTSYGSYPTLPPSLRSKNNGLAGAGSRRGRASLDTGDSVDLMDGFVELRRLLGGVKDITSLAPIDLCAPFLSLIRSSSTSGPITALALTSLYSIINAVLPLYLTPVPTTFSPSTPLQLALVHITSAISHCRFPSSSPQQDELVLLKLLRVIESLVIPMAMPTTEGTVQMGNLLDHMGDESVCELLEVGLGMLARARLGEGVRATAQSCVQNIVTSAFRRLKGLQKEDVDKLLEDAKHHEEKIKVSSKKIESVGQKEEHPDAKQEKQDEMITESEEKPTEPQVNTPMFTPYGLPTILELLRVLIALLDPNDQAHTDSMRFSALAILNTALEVGGLGLGNWPELREGVTDEGCKYLFQLTRADSPSLLAQSLRTTSTLFSTLLPHLRPQLELFLSYLIDRLTPSNPAPLPPQFLNLRSDSRPSTPSVKTEGRVTPVADASTIESSSPASTPKPVSLLPPVPNETRELMLDSLTQVALRPSFMVDCWVNFDCSTDSEDLFERLIAFLTRGVYPHGPPKSDGSSHFFEGLDSTQLLSLEILLAFVSSMADRLEQGDETWPSEAPTTASLKEAKGRKAVILTGAALFNTKPKNGLSFLEEKGIIVPDPADEGTDEEKRHLAIARFLRHCSRLDKKLLGEFISRPDQLGLLKAYIGLFNFSGKSVADAMRELLETFRLPGEAQPIARITETFAEHFFSFSPPEIADQDAVYVLAYSVIMLNTDLHNPQNRKRMTVEDYRKNLRGVNGGKDFDPAYLEGIHESIRKREIILPEEHAGQHGFEYAWKTLMQRSRTSGPMVICNTSIFDEHMFGLAWRPLISSIAYAFTMSAGDEHVIQKAITGFRQVASLASHYHLPDVFDTIVQSLSSATGLLDDTEEGYQMSNYPVVEKEGQSLTVSPLSIRFGQSYRAQLATVVLFTIANGNGSAICEGWHQIFEMFQTLFLHSLLPARMLQMEDFLAGTSTIPMKTAVPHAQLDRRPEGGLLSTLSSYLLSPYGTGSEGVVVETSEEDVENTLVAVDCLSSCKLEELYAEILNLPVDALIPALRAIRALAESRTTDKLKSRTVQRVETGSPVISPRFEGQLPYDPACVFHLEMMVSLASRNKQNIAETWPIIFEYISELLSSAQSYSVLLIERAVVGLLRLCLVVSEQPELRDQLYIALDVLRSLPSTVLNAVSEQLMAGVALVLEKDATVIKSQTEWNLVIALFRATVAHPEASKVTLAIVQKMAALPKQQEGENVGEGKGTGLTVDNYGGVVALLDEFATQAGAAAAGRQQQQRRSSVGPQSGSLGPTVERGLAALDSLYELRNVIPALMASNNLEEQQAFNTFWLPPLLVIGKQCINGCRDIRQRAITYLQRLLLSPQILLGNESTLPIVFDRVLFPVLEELLKPQVYERDPKGLSETRLKAATLLCKIFLQYVVRLVESGSSEAVTGLFVRVLDKLERFMRGERDLLNEASESLKNVVLVMHSSNLLIPPPSSGSPDERTRDQKGLWEKSAQRIERVLPGFLREAIPPSEPPQVQKQVGQQVEQS; encoded by the exons ATGATGCCGCCTACAGACCTCCCTCCGACGacgcttctccttcaggAGGTGCAGTCCGTCACCTCTGCCATGCGCAGGAACCAGAGATGGGCCTCATCTTCGACGTCCTACGGCTCATACCCGACCCTTCCACCGTCTCTGAGGAGCAAAAACAATGGCCTCGCGGGAGCAGGTAGCAGGCGAGGTCGAGCAAGCTTGGATACGGGAGACAGCGTCGACCTTATGGATGGGTTCGTGGAGCTCAGAAGACTGCTTGGCGGTGTGAAAG ACATTACATCGCTTGCACCTATAGACCTGTGTGCTCCATTTTTGTCATTGATAAGGTCATCCTCAACTTCCGGGCCCATCACTGCCCTCGCTTTAACTTCCCTTTACTCCATAATCAATGCCGTTCTTCCCCTCTACCTTACGCCCGTACCCACAACCTTTTCCCCATCCACACCTCTCCAGCTGGCTCTGGTTCACATCACTTCGGCAATTTCCCATTGCCGATTCCCAAGTTCGTCTCCCCAACAAGATGAGCTCGTTTTACTGAAACTTTTGCGGGTGATCGAGTCATTGGTCATTCCTATGGCCATGCCGACGACCGAAGGCACCGTGCAAATGGGCAATCTCCTCGACCATATGGGCGACGAAAGTGTCTGTGAGCTTTTGGAGGTAGGGCTCGGTATGCTAGCACGTGCACGTCTCGGTGAAGGAGTTAGAGCGACAGCTCAGAGCTGTGTGCAAAACATTGTAACGAGCGCCTTTAGGCGCTTAAAAGGATtacaaaaagaagatgtggatAAGCTGCTGGAAGATGCGAAACACCATGAAGAGAAAATCAAGGTAAGCAGCAAAAAGATTGAGTCTGTCGGACAGAAGGAGGAACATCCGGACGCGAAACAAGAGAAGCAAGATGAGATGATAACTGAATCGGAGGAGAAACCGACAGAGCCTCAGGTGAACACCCCAATGTTCACGCCTTATGGACTTCCTACTATTCTAGAGCTCCTTAGAGTCCTTATTGCCTTACTGGACCCGAACGATCAAGCTCATACAGACTCGATGAGGTTTTCGGCCCTTGCTATTCTTAATACTGCCCTGGAAGTGGGAGGTCTAGGTCTAGGTAACTGGCCCGAGTTGAGGGAAGGTGTAACGGACGAAGGATGCAAGTATCTTTTCCAG CTTACCCGAGCCGATTCGCCATCTCTCCTCGCTCAATCTCTCCGCACTACGTCAactcttttctccacccttcTCCCCCACCTCAGACCTCAACTTGAATTGTTCCTCTCTTACCTCATTGACCGTCTCACACCTTCAAatcctgctcctcttcctccccagtTTTTGAATCTCCGATCAGATTCTCGCCCTAGTACGCCTAGTGTGAAGACCGAAGGCCGGGTCACCCCTGTAGCGGATGCTTCCACCATCGAGTCCTCCAGCCCCGCTTCAACTCCTAAACCCgtcagccttcttcctccggTCCCCAATGAAACTCGAGAACTCATGCTTGACTCTCTTACGCAAGTCGCATTGCGTCCAAGCTTCATGGTAGACTGCTGGGTCAACTTTGACTGCTCGACGGATAGTGAAGACTTGTTTGAGAGGCTGATAGCTTTCTTAACACGTGGAGTATATCCTCATGGCCCCCCAAAGAGTGACGGATCAAGTCACTTTTTTGAAGGCCTCGATAGCACACAGCTTTTATCACTGGAAATTCTCTTGGCTTTTGTGTCATCCATGGCCGATAGATTGGAACAGGGCGATGAGACTTGGCCCTCAGAAGCCCCGACCACCGCCAGTCTCAAAGAAGCAAAAGGGCGCAAAGCTGTCATCCTCACTGGTGCTGCCTTGTTCAACACAAAACCCAAGAACGGTCTTTCATTCCTCGAAGAGAAAGGCATCATCGTTCCTGATCCCGCCGACGAGGGTACCGACGAAGAAAAGCGTCATCTGGCTATCGCTCGTTTCCTTCGTCATTGCTCCCGTCTTGATAAGAAACTTTTGGGCGAATTTATTTCACGTCCCGACCAACTGGGCTTGCTCAAGGCTTACATCGGCTTGTTCAACTTTTCTGGTAAAAGCGTTGCAGATGCCATGCGAGAGTTGCTAGAAACCTTCAGACTGCCTGGTGAAGCACAGCCGATCGCCAGAATCACAGAAACCTTTGCGGAGcatttcttctccttttctccaccaGAGATCGCCGATCAAGATGCAGTGTATGTGCTGGCGTACTCAGTGATCATGCTGAACACAGACTTGCATAACCCACAGAATAGA AAACGCATGACAGTTGAGGACTACAGAAAGAATCTCAGAGGTGTGAATGGCGGCAAGGACTTTGATCCGGCATATCTCGAAGGGATTCATGAATCTAtcagaaagagagagatcATTTTGCCAGAAGAGCACGCCGGTCAACATGGTTTTGAATATGCTTGGAAAACATTAATGCAGCGCTCTCGTACATCAG GTCCGATGGTCATTTGCAATACTTCCATCTTCGATGAGCACATGTTTGGCCTTGCTTGGCGTCCACTAATTTCTTCTATCGCCTATGCCTTCACCATGTCTGCTGGAGACGAGCACGTCATTCAAAAAGCCATCACTGGTTTCCGACAGGTTGCCTCTCTCGCTTCTCACTACCATCTTCCTGACGTGTTTGACACTATCGTCCAGTCATTATCGAGTGCCACTGGTTTGTTGGACGATACGGAGGAAGGATATCAGATGTCAAATTATCCAGTggttgaaaaagagggGCAATCGTTGACGGTCTCGCCATTATCAATCAGGTTTGGTCAGAGCTATCGCGCACAACTCGCCACGGTCGTTCTTTTCACCATTGCTAACGGTAACGGCTCAGCGATCTGCGAAGGATGGCACCAGATCTTCGAAATGTTTCAGactctctttcttcattctctctTACCTGCACGCATGCTCCAAATGGAAGATTTCTTGGCGGGCACGTCCACTATTCCGATGAAGACTGCTGTGCCGCATGCCCAACTAGATAGAAGGCCAGAAGGAGGTCTACTCTCAACTTTATCCAGCTATCTGTTAAGTCCATATGGGACCGGCTCGGAAGGTGTGGTGGTTGAGAcaagtgaagaagacgtaGAGAATACTTTGGTGGCGGTAGATTGTTTAAGCTCGTGCAAGCTTGAAGAATTGTACGCAGAGATTTT GAACCTTCCTGTAGATGCTCTTATCCCCGCGCTTCGCGCTATTCGAGCGTTAGCAGAGAGTCGCACGACTGATAAACTCAAATCACGCACTGTTCAACGGGTCGAGACTGGGTCACCTGTGATCTCGCCCAGGTTTGAGGGTCAATTGCCTTATGATCCAGCTTGTGTCTTCCACCTGGAGATGATGGTCAGCCTTGCCAGTAGAAACAAGCAAAACATTGCCGAAACCTG GCCAATTATCTTTGAATATATCTCTGAACTTCTGTCTTCAGCGCAGTCCTATAGTGTATTGCTCATCGAGCGAGCTGTCGTTGGTTTGTTACGTCTTTGTCTGGTCGTATCCGAGCAA CCTGAACTACGAGATCAACTATACATCGCCTTAGATGTTCTAcgctctcttccttctacAGTCCTCAACGCTGTCTCCGAACAGCTCATGGCTGGCGTAGCTCTGGTCCTTGAGAAAGACGCTACCGTCATCAAATCCCAGACAGAATGGAACCTTGTTATCGCCCTTTTCAGAGCTACTGTTGCCCATCCCGAAGCCAGTAAAGTTACTTTGGCAATTGTGCAAAAGATGGCAGCTTTACCTAAGCAGCAAGAAGGTGAAAATGTTGGGGAGGGCAAGGGAACGGGTTTGACAGTGGACAATTATGGAGGAGTAGTAGCTTTGTTGGATGAATTTGCCACTCAGGCCGGAGCAGCAGCCGCGGGaaggcagcagcaacagagGAGATCATCAGTGGGACCGCAATCTGGAAGCTT AGGGCCGACAGTTGAGCGAGGTCTAGCGGCTTTGGATTCATTATACGAGCTCAGGAACGTTATACCCGCCCTTATGGCGTCAAATAATCTGGAAGAGCAGCAAG CGTTCAACACCTTCTGGCTACCACCTCTCCTGGTGATTGGCAAGCAATGCATCAATGGCTGTCGTGACATCCGTCAGCGGGCCATTACTTACCTCCAGCGCCTCCTATTATCTCCGCAGATCTTGTTGGGTAATGAGTCCACCCTTCCTATTGTGTTCGACAGGGTTCTCTTTCCGGTGCTAGAAGAGTTACTGAAGCCGCAAGTGTATGAACGTGACCCCAAGGGTCTCTCAGAAACAAGGCTAAAGGCCGCTACATTGCTTTGCAAAATCTTTCTGCAGTATGTCGTCAGACTCGTAGAAAGTGGAAGCAGTGAGGCCGTGACTGGTCTTTTTGTGAGGGTACTGGACAAGCTGGAGAGATTTATGCGTGGAGAACGGGATCTCTTG AACGAAGCAAGCGAATCTTTGAAGAATGTGGTGCTTGTTATGCACTCATCGAATCTTCTCATCCCCCCTCCGTCGTCCGGCAGCCCGGATGAACGCACACGAGACCAGAAGGGCCTTTGGGAGAAAAGCGCACAGAGGATTGAGAGAGTATTGCCTGGATTCTTGAGGGAGGCTATACCGCCATCTGAACCCCCGCAAGTGCAGAAACAGGTTGGGCAGCAAGTAGAGCAGTCTTAG
- a CDS encoding protein-glutamine gamma-glutamyltransferase, putative, with protein MPSGAVTSEQIRASDIGTTILKAGGSAADAIIATVLAVNTLSPYHSDIGGGGFAIVKEPGDSGQVKCLDFRQCAPEGATPELFKTSNTSTSVGGLAVAVPGELKGLEELHKAYGTLPWSRLFKESIELAEGGMEVRGDLYDFITQEANPAGSSNMRGTWMMEDPTYTSLITKDGQAIPIGSIWKRPEYATTLRKIAAEGAAAFYQGEIAEGLVKAVRARDGVMTVDDLKNYKLKWREPLSTKFKDYTLYAPPAPASGAIWLSVMGMLSQFEPAGYGSVTDLHRLTEALRLAYGQRTALGDPAYIDGVEEKQRDWLTEKRIKARARMIDENHTKEPDYYKPPKVALDFDNGTSNITATDSSGLTISITTTVGLGWGSRIMVPGYGFVLNGSMDDFSVEGRPNGFGYEPQVTNYVAGGKRPLSSSCPYIITNSTGKVIASGGAAGGSTIISSNAQVALFVLVYGFSASQALAANRLHNQILPNVTKVERGSNVRGVRVEGFSEEQVEGLKQKGHVIEWVDKSFSTPCVMVWTDDGWEGDGDPRKHDSGGSVYHE; from the exons ATGCCATCAGGCGCAGTCACCTCGGAGCAAATCCGTGCCTCTGACATCGGCACGACCATCCTCAAAGCCGGCGGCTCAGCAGCAGATGCAATTATAGCTACCGTCCTCGCAGTCAACACCCTCTCACCTTATCACTCTGACATAGGTGGTGGCGGGTTTGCCATCGTGAAAGAACCTGGCGATTCTGGACAAGTGAAGTGTTTGGATTTCAGGCAGTGTGCGCCAGAGGGAGCAACGCCAGAGTTATTCAAGACGAGTAACACGTCGACATCGGTGGGCGGGTTGGCAGTGGCTGTCCCTGGAGAGCTCAAGGGCCTGGAGGAACTCCACAAGGCGTATGGGACCCTTCCATGGTCTAGACTGTTTAAAGAGAGTATTGAGTTGGCGGAAGGGGGAATGGAAGTGAGAGGCGATCTGTATGAT TTTATCACGCAAGAAGCCAATCCTGCAGGGTCTAGCAACATGAGAGGCAcatggatgatggaagatcCCACATACACATCTTTAATCACAAAAGATGGTCAAGCCATCCCGATCGGGAGTATTTGGAAACGGCCAGAGTACGCAACGACTCTCCGAAAGATTGCAGCAGAGGGAGCTGCCGCGTTCTACCAAGGCGAGATTGCGGAAGGCCTGGTGAAAGCTGTGCGAGCCCGGGATGGTGTGATGACAGTAGACGATCTGAAGA ATTACAAACTCAAATGGCGAGAACCTCTTTCTACCAAGTTCAAGGATTATACTCTATATGCGCCACCAGCCCCCGCTTCGGGAGCCATCTGGCTCTCAGTTATGGGAATGCTTTCCCAATTTGAACCCGCAGGCTACGGCTCCGTTACTGATTTGCATCGGTTGACCGAGGCTCTTCGA CTTGCATATGGCCAAAGAACCGCTCTGGGTGATCCAGCCTATATTGACggagtggaggagaaacAGCGAGACTGGTTGACAGAGAAAAGAATCAAGGCTAGGGCAAGGATGATTGATGAGAATCACACCAAAGAACCCGACTACTACAAGCCGCCCAA AGTGGCCCTCGATTTCGACAACGGCACGTCCAACATTACTGCTACAGACTCGTCTGGtctcaccatctccattACCACTACCGTTGGCCTCGGATGGGGATCCAGGATCATGGTACCCGGCTACGGCTTTGTGCTCAACGGCTCCATGGACGATTTCTCGGTCGAAGGGAGGCCCAATGGTTTTGGCTACGAGCCTCAAGTAACAAATTACG TTGCCGGAGGCAAACGTCcactttcatcctcttgtCCTTACATCATCACCAACTCTACCGGCAAGGTCATCGCCTCCGGCGGAGCAGCAGGTGGCAgcaccatcatctcttccaacgCCCAAGTAGCTCTTTTCGTCCTCGTATACGGGTTTTCAGCCTCTCAGGCCCTTGCTGCTAATCGTCTACACAACCAAATCTTGCCCAACGTCACAAAAGTTGAGCGAGGGTCCAACGTAAGAGGTGTTCGAGTTGAAGGATTTAGTGAAGAACAAGTTGAAGGATTGAAACAAAAGGGCCATGTAATTGAGTGGGTAGATAAAAGCTTCAGCACACCTTGTGTTATGGTATGGACAGATGATGGctgggaaggagatggggatCCGAGGAAACATGATTCAGGCGGAAGCGTATATCATGAGTAG
- a CDS encoding expressed protein, whose protein sequence is MSAAKTNSSLSRLGSIRSSKYQSTGSMGELGETVDKMVDRLNKQVDEKSAELLKQMDEMTNRIQSLETSIAALAHEPVDQSSTSNQ, encoded by the exons ATGTCTGCCGCGAAGACCAACTCGTCATTATCCAGGCTGGGCTCCATCAGGAGTTCCAAGTATCAGTCAACTGGATCTATGGGAGAACTAGGCGAAACT GTCGATAAGATGGTGGATCGACTGAATAAACAGGTCGATGAGAAGAGTGCCGAGCTTTT AAAACAAA TGGATGAAATGACCAACAGAATACAATCGCTGGAAACGTCTATCGCTGCGCTGGCCCACGAGCCAGTCGACCAATCCTCTACTTCAAATCAATGA
- a CDS encoding endoplasmic reticulum protein, putative → MSFARTFAQRSLRTLASSARLRAPLPAKRAFSTAQPLRMVVSQARYDAANRKPSQWAKDPIVTYEELKPITQQPTDNILLVDVREPDEVALGSIPSAVNLPLSKLKEALDSHSNPGDFQREFAFPKPQPEQNIIFFCRSGRRSASAAEIANDKGYKSVRNYVGSWLDWSKRESQDKDED, encoded by the exons ATGTCCTTCGCTCGTACTTTCGCCCAACGCTCCCTCCGCACCCTCGCCTCCTCTGCTCGACTCAGAGCTCCCCTCCCCGCCAAAAGGGCCTTCTCCACCGCCCAGCCTCTCAGGATGGTCGTCTCCCAAGCCAGGTATGACGCTGCAAACCGCAAGCCCTCGCAGTGGGCCAAGGACCCCATCGTCACTTACGAGGAGTTGAAGCCCATTACCCAGCAGCCTACTGAT AATATCCTTTTGGTGGACGTGAGGGAGCCTGACGAGGTCGCTCTTGGGTCTATTCCTTCTGCCGTCAACTTGCCCCTGTCCAAGCTCAAAGAGGCTTTGGACTCCCACTCTAACCCCGGAGACTTCCAAAGG GAATTCGCCTTCCCCAAGCCTCAGCCCGAGCAGaacatcatctttttctgCCGTTCTGGCAGGCGTTCCGCTTCTGCGGCCGAGATTGCCAACGATAAGGGCTACAAGAGCGTGAGGAACTATGTCGGAAGCTGGCTGGATTGGTCCAAGCGCGAGAGCCAGgacaaggacgaggatTAA
- a CDS encoding GPI anchor biosynthesis-related protein, putative, whose protein sequence is MAPLALLTPLVVRTLLTLPFPHTYFQPDEFYQALEPAHYHVFGYGYLSWEWRDLPLAESLAHTDVSELHGKLWGKLVAVAAGGRMRGWAWPGVFVVIYEVLKGLGLDRGRFLTMVPRAVGIIIAALTDYYTYCLSSKLLGHGSAPTALFLSLTSLFNGHLLPRSLSTSPETLLTLMALYYFPFPAPGVPEVYGLQNVTNLKPIGASKSRRETEGGEKEFMRVEDSDKSSYGVNDLDYVVIDRAPPFVVEAPQHKDRLVLSICLATLALCIRPTMLSLWAFLGANLLWRRFQSSGLQSLIGTTALAMSSILCTVAGSTAIDYLMSGRLYVPLLTFIYQNVIVNISSFYGSTDHLYHLVQTLPIMLFPLWIWWAKGFIACILPASLLPAQLNKFDKPKGLKILAKAISFTIAVLSLSPHSEWRFLHPLLPPLLLYTIPSFSISYTPTVLGAYYPVRSFRQYLRMDKVPFYVILLSGIVPFIYLNVFHGAAQVEVMNILRRGDLGNVTSLAVLAPCHSTPWMSHLHKDIEGWFLTCEPPVGVDAKMHRTQQDWFYSNPVQYLSSVFPYPPSQLHDISYASFSKTYPSHIILFGELLSRRGIVSETVLETGESQPVITTREGDVTGELESLGYQEVWNGWNGFDWAQDEEERKGGVRVWRLA, encoded by the exons ATGGCCCCCTTAGCATTACTTACACCTCTCGTAGTTCGTACCCTCCTCactctcccttttccccaTACTTACTTCCAGCCGGACGAATTCTACCAAGCCCTCGAGCCAGCACATTACCACGTCTTTGGGTATGGGTACCTCTCTTGGGAATGGCGAGACCTACCTTTGGCGGAAAGTCTCGCTCATACAGACGTGTCAGAATTGCATGGAAAGCTGTGGGGTAAATTAGTGGCAGTGGCAGCCGGTGGCAGGATGAGGGGCTGGGCTTGGCCTGGGGTCTTTGTAGTTATCTATGAGGTGTTGAagggattgggattggaCAGAGGTCGGTTCCTT ACAATGGTACCTCGCGCTGTAGGCATAATCATTGCCGCTCTCACAGACTACTACACTTATTGCCTCTCATCAAAGCTTCTTGGGCACGGATCTGCTCCTACGGCT CTATTTCTGTCATTGACTTCCCTTTTTAATGGCCATCTTCTCCCGCGATCCCTTTCAACCTCGCCTGAAACGCTCCTTACTCTCATGGCCTTATACtactttcctttccctgcCCCTGGAGTGCCAGAAGTCTATGGTCTGCAAAATGTTACCAATTTGAAGCCAATAGGAGCAAGTAAAAGTAGAAGAGAaacagaaggaggagagaaggagttCATGAGAGTGGAAGATTCTGACAAGAGTTCTTATGGCGTGAACGACTTGGACTACGTGGTCATAGATAGAGCACCACCGTTCGTAGTGGAGGCGCCTCA GCACAAAGATAGACTAGTCTTGTCCATCTGTCTTGCAACTCTTGCTCTGTGCATTCGTCCTACAATGTTGAGCCTATGGGCTTTCCTCGGTGCAAATCTTTTATGGCGTCGCTTCCAATCAAGTGGTTTGCAGAGTTTGATTGGCACCACGGCATTAGCCATGTCAAGCAT CCTCTGTACTGTGGCTGGGTCCACCGCCATCGATTACTTGATGTCAGGCCGCCTCTACGTTCCCCTACTCACTTTCATCTATCAAAACGTTATTGTCAATATCTCATCATTTTACGGCTCGACAGACCACCTCTATCACCTTGTCCAGACTCTACCGATCATGCTTTTCCCGCTATGGATCTGGTGGGCCAAAGGTTTTATTGCGTGTATTTTACCCGCCAGTCTTTTACCGGCTCAGCTCAACAAGTTTGACAAGCCAAAAGGATTGAAAATCCTGGCCAAAGCAATCAGCTTTACAATCGCCGTTCTCTCTCTCAGCCCTCATTCCGAATGGCGcttccttcatcctctccttccacctcttcttctttacaCCATCCCgtctttctccatctcgtATACTCCTACTGTCCTAGGGGCATATTACCCAGTCAGATCATTTCGACAATATCTGCGCATGGACAAGGTTCCATTTTACGTCATCCTACTTTCAGGGATCGTGCCGTTCATCTATCTAAATGTTTTCCATGGCGCAGCGCAGGTGGAAGTGATGAACATCTTGAGAAGGGGGGATTTAGGGAATGTGACTAGCCTCGCCGTCCTGGCGCCTTGTCATAGTACGCCTTGGATGAGTCATTTGCACAAGGATATTGAAGGATGGTTTTTGACATGCGAGCCTCCGGTGGG TGTGGATGCGAAAATGCATAGGACCCAACAGGACTGGTTTTACTCCAATCCAGTCCAGTACCTTTCTTCCGTCTTCCCataccctccttctcaacttcACGACATTTCTTACGCATCTTTCAGCAAGACATATCCCTCgcacatcatcctctttggCGAGCTTCTTTCGCGACGAGGCATCGTCTCTGAAACGGTGTTGGAGACGGGCGAAAGTCAGCCTGTGATAACCACACGGGAAGGGGATGTGACTGGGGAACTCGAGAGCTTGGGTTATCAAGAAGTTTGGAACGGGTGGAATGGTTTTGATTGGGCccaggatgaagaagagaggaaaggaggtgTGAGAGTATGGAGGCTGGCATGA